A genomic region of Desulfomonile tiedjei contains the following coding sequences:
- a CDS encoding argininosuccinate synthase yields the protein MNKKQVRKIVLAYSGGLDTSVILRWLVDTYDCPVVAFAADLGQGEELAPLEEKAKATGATSVQIFDLKEEFVRDYVFPMLRANAVYEGSYLLGTSIARPCIAKGQMEVAKKENADAVSHGATGKGNDQVRFELAYLSFDPSIVVIAPWRIWDMRSRSDLVEYAKRKGIPITSTVEKPYSMDRNMLHLSFEGGILEDPWAEPPKDMFLLTVDPEDAPDKPEEIVIAFEAGDPVAIDGKRLSPANLLAALNSVAGLNGVGRVDMVENRYVGMKSRGVYETPGGTVLHKARRALESITLDREVTHLKDEWIARYASLVYNGYWFSPERKMLQAAIDEAAKVVSGDVRLKLYKGNVTVTGRRSDNSLYDPRFATFEADEVYSQADAEGFIRLNALRLRIRSMIEARSK from the coding sequence GTGAACAAGAAACAGGTTCGCAAAATCGTTTTGGCTTATTCCGGGGGACTAGACACCTCGGTGATACTCAGATGGCTCGTGGATACGTACGACTGTCCGGTGGTGGCGTTTGCCGCGGACCTTGGTCAGGGGGAAGAACTCGCTCCCCTGGAAGAGAAAGCCAAGGCCACCGGCGCGACTTCTGTTCAGATTTTCGATCTCAAAGAGGAATTCGTTCGTGACTACGTGTTCCCCATGCTTCGCGCCAATGCGGTTTACGAGGGCTCCTACCTGTTGGGGACATCTATAGCCCGGCCGTGCATCGCGAAGGGCCAGATGGAAGTAGCCAAGAAGGAAAACGCCGACGCGGTCAGCCACGGCGCTACCGGAAAGGGCAACGACCAGGTGAGGTTCGAACTGGCCTATTTATCATTCGATCCGAGCATTGTGGTCATCGCGCCGTGGAGAATTTGGGACATGCGATCCAGGTCGGACCTGGTCGAATACGCGAAAAGGAAAGGCATACCGATTACATCTACGGTTGAAAAGCCGTACAGCATGGACAGGAACATGCTTCACTTGAGCTTTGAAGGCGGGATTCTGGAGGACCCGTGGGCGGAGCCTCCGAAAGACATGTTCCTGCTCACCGTAGATCCGGAGGATGCGCCGGACAAGCCCGAGGAAATAGTCATTGCCTTCGAAGCCGGCGATCCCGTGGCCATAGACGGCAAGCGACTGTCCCCGGCCAACTTGCTGGCGGCATTGAACTCCGTCGCAGGTCTCAACGGCGTGGGGCGGGTTGATATGGTTGAGAATCGGTACGTGGGAATGAAGAGCCGTGGTGTATATGAAACCCCTGGCGGCACAGTTCTTCATAAGGCGAGGAGGGCTTTGGAATCCATAACCTTGGACCGTGAAGTCACGCACTTGAAGGATGAATGGATTGCCCGGTACGCCTCGCTCGTCTACAACGGGTACTGGTTTTCTCCGGAACGAAAGATGCTGCAAGCAGCGATCGACGAGGCCGCGAAAGTGGTTTCAGGAGATGTGAGGCTGAAGCTTTACAAAGGGAACGTCACTGTGACAGGAAGGCGCTCTGATAATTCCCTGTACGATCCGAGGTTCGCTACTTTCGAAGCGGACGAGGTCTACTCCCAAGCGGACGCGGAAGGTTTTATCAGATTGAATGCTCTTCGCCTACGGATCCGTTCCATGATAGAGGCACGGAGCAAGTAG
- a CDS encoding acetylornithine transaminase produces MESDDFMDMNKEYVFNTYGRAPIMLVQGTGCRVRDSLGREYLDFVAGLAACPLGHGHPGLAAAIAEQAAKLIHVSNLFHIEPQILLAKLLTENSFAGKAFFCNSGAEANEGAIKLARKYFHDRGHHERYHIVTMENSFHGRTLATLAATGQTKYRNGFEPHMPGFSHVPFGDIRALQDAVSDSTAAVLIEPIQGEGGVRMPPEGYLAEVRDLCNRLGCLLMFDEVQTGMGRTGKLFAYEHFGVEPDVMTLAKGIAGGVPMGALLATDEVAQAFVPGTHASTFGGNPLACAAALAVVREILSEGFLAKVQRRGDYLRSRLEQLALRRDIIAEVRGVGLMQAIDLKVPGADLSVKMREAGILVNCTSETVLRFLPPLIVTEAEIDEMVEVLDSVLSMEGGN; encoded by the coding sequence ATGGAATCGGACGATTTCATGGATATGAACAAGGAATACGTTTTCAATACTTACGGACGAGCGCCCATCATGCTGGTCCAAGGGACCGGATGCAGGGTGCGTGACAGTCTTGGCAGGGAATATCTGGATTTCGTAGCCGGCCTGGCAGCTTGTCCGCTGGGGCATGGACATCCGGGGCTCGCGGCTGCAATAGCCGAACAAGCTGCCAAGCTCATTCACGTATCCAATTTGTTTCACATAGAGCCACAGATTCTGCTGGCCAAGCTACTGACCGAGAACTCGTTCGCGGGCAAGGCGTTTTTCTGCAATTCGGGTGCAGAGGCTAATGAGGGAGCTATCAAGCTGGCCAGAAAGTACTTTCACGACCGAGGCCACCACGAGCGATACCACATCGTGACCATGGAGAACTCGTTCCACGGCCGAACCCTGGCCACTTTGGCCGCCACCGGCCAGACCAAATACCGCAACGGGTTCGAGCCACACATGCCCGGATTTTCCCACGTGCCCTTCGGTGACATTAGGGCGCTCCAGGATGCCGTTTCGGACAGCACGGCAGCAGTGTTGATCGAGCCCATTCAGGGCGAAGGCGGAGTGCGAATGCCCCCTGAAGGCTACCTCGCGGAGGTGAGGGACCTGTGCAACCGGTTAGGGTGTCTGCTAATGTTTGATGAAGTCCAGACCGGTATGGGTCGTACCGGAAAGCTCTTTGCGTACGAGCACTTCGGCGTAGAGCCTGATGTCATGACCCTTGCCAAAGGAATAGCGGGGGGAGTTCCCATGGGTGCGCTCCTGGCAACGGATGAGGTTGCCCAAGCTTTTGTGCCGGGCACCCACGCGTCCACGTTTGGAGGTAATCCCCTGGCATGTGCTGCGGCCCTGGCTGTTGTGCGAGAAATCCTCTCGGAGGGGTTCCTGGCCAAAGTGCAGCGGAGAGGTGATTATCTGCGGTCCAGGCTTGAACAGTTGGCGTTGCGACGCGACATCATTGCCGAGGTCCGCGGGGTAGGGCTGATGCAAGCCATTGACCTGAAAGTGCCGGGAGCGGATCTCTCTGTTAAGATGCGTGAGGCCGGCATCCTGGTGAATTGCACGTCTGAGACGGTTCTGAGATTCTTGCCGCCGCTAATCGTCACCGAAGCGGAGATAGATGAAATGGTCGAGGTCTTGGATTCGGTATTGAGCATGGAAGGGGGTAACTGA
- the argH gene encoding argininosuccinate lyase: MPKLLKKANQRVSVKSDGIRKGRFARAMDPLFARFNASVSFDKRLFAEDVTGSIAHVRMLGRQGIVSAQEARKIEKGLRSVLDDFEKGRFEFREELEDVHINIEEALREKIGELAGKLHTARSRNDQVALDLRLYLKGRIDMLSEDLRSLMAALVDKSEATIDLLIPGYTHLQRAQPVRLAHHLMAYFQMFKRDFGRFQDSQSRMDEMPLGAAALAGATFPIDRKRVADELGFSGISANSMDAVSDRDFALEFLFNSSVAMMHLSRLAEELILWSSAEFGFCTLPDAFCSGSSIMPQKKNPDACELIRGKTGRVYGDLIALLTTLKALPLTYNKDLQEDKEPVFDAVDTLQGSLRIMGSLIPGIEFRGDRMIEAASDPSLAATDLADKLVRDGMAFRDAHSRVGAMIRERSGPRGKKKAGTLPSPGEMVEARSHEGGTARKRVLDQIRAAGSFLQELQKAGRVKKAKRKTREGERKA, translated from the coding sequence ATGCCCAAGTTGTTGAAAAAAGCCAACCAAAGGGTCTCGGTAAAATCGGACGGAATTCGTAAAGGCCGTTTCGCGCGTGCAATGGACCCGCTGTTTGCTCGATTCAACGCCTCGGTTTCATTTGACAAACGTCTATTTGCGGAAGACGTGACGGGCAGCATCGCCCATGTCCGAATGTTGGGCCGTCAAGGCATTGTATCAGCACAAGAAGCTCGTAAGATCGAGAAGGGCTTGAGATCCGTTCTTGATGATTTCGAGAAAGGACGGTTCGAGTTTCGCGAGGAGCTGGAAGACGTCCACATCAACATAGAAGAGGCCCTGAGAGAGAAGATCGGTGAACTTGCAGGCAAGCTGCATACCGCGAGGAGTCGAAACGACCAGGTGGCGCTCGATCTAAGGCTGTATCTGAAGGGCCGGATCGACATGCTGAGTGAGGACCTGCGTTCCCTGATGGCCGCGCTGGTGGATAAGTCAGAAGCCACTATCGACCTGCTGATTCCCGGGTACACTCATCTTCAAAGGGCTCAACCGGTGCGCCTCGCACATCATCTGATGGCTTATTTCCAGATGTTCAAGCGCGACTTCGGGCGCTTCCAAGATTCGCAAAGTCGTATGGACGAGATGCCCCTCGGCGCGGCCGCGCTCGCCGGCGCCACCTTTCCCATTGACAGAAAACGCGTGGCCGATGAATTGGGCTTCTCCGGCATCAGCGCCAATTCAATGGATGCGGTTTCCGACAGGGACTTCGCTCTCGAGTTTCTGTTTAACTCCTCGGTGGCAATGATGCATCTTTCGCGTCTCGCTGAGGAACTCATACTGTGGTCATCCGCCGAATTCGGCTTTTGTACCCTTCCGGATGCGTTCTGTTCGGGGTCCAGCATCATGCCTCAGAAGAAGAATCCGGACGCGTGTGAGCTGATCAGAGGCAAGACCGGTCGGGTTTACGGTGATCTCATAGCTTTGCTGACAACCTTGAAGGCATTGCCGCTGACGTACAACAAGGATTTGCAGGAGGACAAAGAGCCTGTTTTCGACGCGGTTGACACTCTGCAAGGTTCCCTCAGGATAATGGGCTCGCTGATTCCCGGTATCGAATTTCGCGGCGACCGAATGATCGAGGCCGCATCGGACCCATCGCTAGCGGCCACTGATCTTGCCGACAAGCTTGTCAGGGATGGCATGGCTTTCAGGGATGCACATTCGAGAGTGGGCGCCATGATTCGTGAACGCTCCGGCCCGCGAGGAAAGAAAAAGGCGGGGACGTTGCCGAGCCCCGGAGAGATGGTAGAGGCACGAAGCCACGAAGGGGGCACCGCCAGGAAGAGAGTGCTGGATCAGATCCGGGCGGCCGGATCGTTCCTGCAGGAGCTACAAAAGGCCGGCCGTGTTAAGAAGGCAAAGCGTAAAACCAGAGAGGGCGAGAGGAAGGCTTGA
- the argF gene encoding ornithine carbamoyltransferase, with protein sequence MKGVRHFLSLEDYSREEIFSLITRSQEMKCGTPGPGPAMPLRGRTIGMIFEKPSTRTRVSFDVGVHQLGGHSVFMNPRDIQIGRGEPIRDTARVLSRYLDAIVIRTFGHDVLEKFAKWASVPVINALSDLLHPCQVLGDLFTLQEAGLDITSMKAAWIGDGNNMANSWITAAEKIGFQLILACPDGYEPGVNYAIPNVFLTRDPLEAAEGADVVSTDVWASMGQEDEVGVRREVFAGFQVNRELLKNASEGAYVLHCLPAHRGEEITDEVMESDRSLVWEQAENRLHVQKAILEMLVA encoded by the coding sequence GTGAAAGGGGTTCGTCACTTCCTGAGCCTTGAGGATTACTCTCGGGAAGAGATCTTTTCCTTGATCACTCGGTCTCAAGAGATGAAATGCGGGACACCCGGGCCGGGTCCTGCTATGCCGCTTCGAGGCCGTACTATAGGGATGATCTTTGAAAAGCCTTCCACGCGGACGAGAGTATCCTTTGATGTGGGCGTGCATCAATTGGGCGGCCATTCGGTCTTCATGAATCCGAGGGACATTCAGATCGGGCGAGGGGAACCGATACGCGATACCGCCAGAGTCCTTTCCCGGTACCTGGATGCTATAGTGATTCGAACTTTCGGCCATGATGTGCTCGAAAAGTTCGCGAAATGGGCGTCCGTGCCGGTGATCAACGCTCTGTCGGACCTCCTGCATCCCTGCCAAGTCCTCGGGGACCTGTTTACGCTTCAGGAAGCGGGGCTCGATATCACGTCAATGAAGGCCGCTTGGATCGGAGACGGCAACAACATGGCCAATTCCTGGATCACCGCTGCCGAGAAGATTGGTTTTCAGCTCATTTTGGCCTGTCCGGACGGGTACGAGCCTGGCGTGAATTACGCTATTCCAAATGTGTTTCTCACCCGTGACCCGCTGGAGGCGGCCGAAGGTGCGGACGTGGTTTCGACTGACGTGTGGGCATCCATGGGCCAGGAGGACGAGGTCGGTGTGAGGCGAGAGGTGTTCGCGGGGTTTCAGGTCAACCGGGAGTTGCTCAAAAACGCGTCTGAGGGCGCATATGTGCTGCACTGCCTGCCTGCGCATCGAGGGGAAGAAATCACAGACGAGGTCATGGAATCAGATCGCTCGCTCGTTTGGGAACAGGCCGAGAACAGGCTTCACGTGCAGAAGGCGATATTGGAAATGCTGGTGGCCTAG